Part of the Sulfuricurvum kujiense DSM 16994 genome, CATCTACGTTAAGGGCATTTTGCCACATTGACTCGGTATGGCCTCCGACAAATCCGTGTTCACGTATCAGACGTTTGCGCGGTTGGCCGTTTGCTATAGGCAATGTCGATGCAACTCCCTCTTTTCGAGGCCCCATATGGCAATCGACACATGCTTTCGAACCGCTCTTAAATTCTGACTGCATATCGATAAAGCGGTGTCCCTCTTCGGAAGTATCATTGGCATGACAGACAAAACAGAGCTGATTCGGATTGGTATCCATAAACGGACGCTGTTCTACATGATGATAAGGGGACTTCGCATCGGCAAACGGACCGATCATAGTTCCCGATTTCATCCATGTTACACGATTGATACCTCGTTTGTCGGCGGGCAGTTCATCATGTATCTGATCGATATTATGGCAGACGACACAGTTGATTCCCTCGGAGATCGTATCGCTTTGAAGCGCTTTGGTAGCGGCAGAGTCTTTATCAAGTTTTAATGCCGCAATCGCTTCGTATTCGGCGCTGGTAGAAGTAACGGCTATGCGGGGATTATGGCAGGTGGCACATTCGATTTTAATCGTATTGAGGGATTTTCGGTTATCTTTGCGGGCAACATAATCGATCGTTTTTTGGAAATATTCATCGTTTCCGTAATGTGACTTGGCATGCCAGGAATTATCCCACTGCTTTACAATATGGCTGTGACACGCTTTGCACTTGCCGGAATCTTTAAATTTGTCTCCGACCTGAACCGCTACCGCGGCATAAAGACTAAAACTGACGATCCACAACAGCCATATCAAACGCATATAAACCCCTTATCGATGTTTATTTAACCAAACCATTAACCCTTTTTGAGCATGAAGACGGTTTTCTGCCTCTTCAAAAATGACACTTTGAGCTCCGTCCAGAACCGCTTCACTCACTTCGACTCCGCGATAAGCAGGAAGACAGTGCAAAAAGATCGCATCATCCGTTGCGAGCGCCATCAGTGCTTCATCAACGATATACCCTTCGAACGCTTTGATGCGCTGCGCTTTTTCCTCTTCCTGTCCCATCGAAATCCACGTATCGGTGGTTACTACGGTAGCACCCTTAACAGCCTCTTTCGGATCGTTCGTGAAGGTTATTTTGGCACCGCTTTGCTCTGCAAGCGCAAGTGCATCGGCAATAATTGCCGGATCGCATTCGTATCCCTTAGGGGTTGCGACACGCAGTTCAAATCCGAGTTTGGCAGAGAGCATCAACCATGAATGGGTCATATTGTTACCGTCTCCCACATAGGCTACGACCGGATTTTTATCTTTTCCGCACTCCATCATCGTCATGTAATCCGCCAACAGCTGTACCGGGTGGTAACTGTCGCTTAAGCCGTTGATCACGGGGACTTTCGAATACAGAGCGAACTCTTCGAGCATAGCCTGCTCATAGGTTCGAATCATTACCATATCGCACATGGATGAGATAACACGTGCAGTATCCTTGACCGGCTCACCGCGCCCGAGATGGATATCACGGTTGGAGAGAAACAGGGCATGACCGCCGAGCTGATACATTCCGACCTCAAAACTGACACGGGTGCGGGTAGAGCTTTTTTCAAAAATCATCGCCAATGTTTGCCCCGCCATACGCGGTTTAAACTCTTTGGCTTTGACCTCTTTTTTGATCTCCAAACCGATCGTCAAAATTTCCAGTATTTCTTCTTTCGTATAATCTTTTAACGTTAAAAAATGTCTCACAGTGTTCCTTCGATACAAAAAACAATCATATCATAAAAAAAATTCATTAACAAATCCACTTTTAGTTTAAGCAAGAATTGAAATTACGACAGCAAAGCTGCCACTTCTTTAGCATGGTAACTGATGATGATATCGGCACCGGCGCGTTTAAATCCGACCATTGTCTCCATCATAACACGATTATAATCGATGAGCCCCGCCGCACCCGCATGTTTGAGCATGGCGTACTCGCCGCTGACATTATAAACCGCCAGAGGAAGAGAAGAAGCTTCACGGATATCGCGAATAATATCGAGATAAGCAAGAGCGGGTTTCACCATTAAAATATCGGCACCCTGTGCTTCATCGACCAAACTTTCCCGAATCGCTTCACGCCGGTTGGCCGGATCCATCTGATACGTAGAGCGGTCGCCGAAACTCGGAACCGATTCGGCAACATCACGGAACGGTCCGTAATAGCCGCTGGCGAATTTCGTCGAATAGCTCATGATCGGAAGATTGACATACCCTCCGCCGTCAAGTGCGTCGCGCAATGTCGTAATAATTCCGTCCATCATCCCTGAAGGTGCGATCATATCGGCACCCGCACGGGCATGTACCAACGCCTGCTGCGCCGAGATCCCCAGTGTCAAATCGTTATCCACCGTCTCATGAACATGGTCCAAAATACCGCAATGTCCGTGATCGGTATATTCACAAAAGCACAAATCGGTCACCACAAACATTTTAGGAAATGCGCGCTTGATGGCACGTACCGCCGTTGCGATTATCCCGTGATCGCAAAGGGCATCGGAACCGACCGAATCTTTCACTTCGGGGATACCGAAAAGGATGATCGAATGAATTCCGAGCGATTGAAGAAGCTCGCACTCTTTTAAAATCTCATCTAGGCTCATTTGAAAAACACCGGGCATCGAAGCGACTTCCGTTTTGATCCCCTCCCCCGGCCGAACGAACAAAGGATAGATAAAATCGTTTACCCCGACATGGGTCTCACGAACCAATGCGCGCAGTTGGGAATTAAGACGGGTACGGCGAAAACGCTCCATAAATGTGACTCCAATAATAAAATAGCGAATAGATTGTATCGCCACTTAGTTTAATAATCCATTTTTTAGAAACACCGATTATAATGGCACTAATGAAAACAACAACACCACTTTTTGAAAAATCATCCATTGCCAATCTCCCGAGCAAATACGGACATTTTAAAATCCGTGTCTATAAAGAGGGGATTCAAGAGCATTTAGCCATTTTTACCGAAAACTTTGAGCTACAAGAATCGCCGTTGGTCCGAATCCATTCGGAGTGCCTGACCGGAGACACTTTCGGCAGTATCAAATGTGACTGTAACAATCAGTTACACAAAGCTCTTAAGTTGATAGCCCAAGAGGGGGGACTGATCATTTATCACCGTCAAGAGGGGCGAAATATCGGTCTGCTGAACAAAATCAATGCCTACTGCCTCCAGGATCAGGGACGCAATACAATCGAAGCCAACGTCGAACTCGGCTTTGCCCCCGATCAGCGTACGTACGATGTAGTCGGTGAAGTTTTCAAAGATTTTAATCTTACAAAAATCCGTCTGCTGACCAACAATCCCGCAAAAGTAAATGTAGTCGAAGGATTCAATGTCGAAATTACCGAACGGGTTCCCGTCATTATCGATCCGAACCCTCATAACGAGGGATATTTACGGGTTAAAAAAGAACAGATGGGGCATGACCTATGAGCCATTTGAAGCAGCTTTTAGCACAGTACAACGTGAGCGTAAACGAAGATTTTTTTGAAAAGATCGAGCAGTACAAAACATTGCTTGAGAAATGGAATAAAATCCATAATCTCACCGGAGCAAAAACGCTCCAGCAAATCGATGCATTTATCGTCGATGCCGTTATCCCCATCACGTTTCTACCTTCCGTCAAAAAAGCGATGGATATCGGGACGGGAGCCGGATTTCCGGGGATGATCCTGGCTATCGCTATGCCGCAAACCCATTTTACCCTCGTCGAACCCCTCTCAAAACGGGCCAGTTTTTTGCAGTTTGTCAAAGCCGATTTGGGACTTGAGAATGTTGACGTCAAAGCGCTCCGAGCCGAACAGCTCAAAAGCGAACCCTACGATCTGATAACCTCCCGCGCAGTTACCGACACCGAAATGCTCTTGAAACTGTCAGAACCGTTTTGCCGAGAGGGAAGCCTTTTACTCTTTTACAAAGGGGAAAAAGTGTATGATGAAATCGATGAAACACTCGATTACACTATTATAGAAGCAGAAAATCGCCATTATCTGCTCATAAAGAGATAAAAACATGTTAAAGCTATTATTATTAGTCGGTGTAGTGATCGGAGTTTATTACCTTTTTTTCAAAAAGAAAGCTCTTACCCCTCCCTCTTCGGATAACTCACAGGAAGAAGCGATGATTCCGTGTGCCAAATGCGGGACATACGTACAAGTCAAAGAATCTCTCATGCGCGATGGCAAATATTACTGCTCGCGTGAATGTCTGGCGGCCTGATTATGTTGTTATTCGGCCACCCATATATCCCCTCTGTGCCGTTTTATCATATCGATTCGATCGAAGCACTGCGGCACACACCGCCCAATTCCGTCGTTGCCCTCTTTTTTACCCCTGAAAATCTTGATATTATTGAACATCTACGCCAAAACGGCGTCCGTTTTGCACTCCATATCGAAACGGCTACCGATGCGGTTGTCGCTGAGAACTTAGGGGCATCGTATCTGATCGTCATTCCGAAATATGCCGTTTCGGTTCAAAAAGTGGCAGAACATTATTTATTTGATGCCAAAGTATTGGGATATATTGAAAACGTAAACCATCTGGATGAGCTGGTCGACATGCGTCTTGACGGAGCCGTCTTTTCAGACGCGATTATTAAAATAAATTCCTAATCGATCCACTCGCGTTTTAAATCTTTATCGAGGCATGCGAGAATCTCATACCCGATTGTCCCGACGATGCGCGCGTAATCGTTGGCATTGTCAAAGATCATCAACTGCTCCGCATCACCGGCAAAACTGGCACTGTCCATCGATATACGGCCGCG contains:
- the rsmG gene encoding 16S rRNA (guanine(527)-N(7))-methyltransferase RsmG, giving the protein MSHLKQLLAQYNVSVNEDFFEKIEQYKTLLEKWNKIHNLTGAKTLQQIDAFIVDAVIPITFLPSVKKAMDIGTGAGFPGMILAIAMPQTHFTLVEPLSKRASFLQFVKADLGLENVDVKALRAEQLKSEPYDLITSRAVTDTEMLLKLSEPFCREGSLLLFYKGEKVYDEIDETLDYTIIEAENRHYLLIKR
- the ribA gene encoding GTP cyclohydrolase II, which gives rise to MALMKTTTPLFEKSSIANLPSKYGHFKIRVYKEGIQEHLAIFTENFELQESPLVRIHSECLTGDTFGSIKCDCNNQLHKALKLIAQEGGLIIYHRQEGRNIGLLNKINAYCLQDQGRNTIEANVELGFAPDQRTYDVVGEVFKDFNLTKIRLLTNNPAKVNVVEGFNVEITERVPVIIDPNPHNEGYLRVKKEQMGHDL
- a CDS encoding PP0621 family protein, with the protein product MLKLLLLVGVVIGVYYLFFKKKALTPPSSDNSQEEAMIPCAKCGTYVQVKESLMRDGKYYCSRECLAA
- a CDS encoding multiheme c-type cytochrome, whose amino-acid sequence is MRLIWLLWIVSFSLYAAVAVQVGDKFKDSGKCKACHSHIVKQWDNSWHAKSHYGNDEYFQKTIDYVARKDNRKSLNTIKIECATCHNPRIAVTSTSAEYEAIAALKLDKDSAATKALQSDTISEGINCVVCHNIDQIHDELPADKRGINRVTWMKSGTMIGPFADAKSPYHHVEQRPFMDTNPNQLCFVCHANDTSEEGHRFIDMQSEFKSGSKACVDCHMGPRKEGVASTLPIANGQPRKRLIREHGFVGGHTESMWQNALNVDVRKNSNTLDIVLSNPQPHALPSGFGSREILIEAQYFNKGKSVKKEVLSLTAHYLSKRGKPTVPHLAAKTIQSISIPAQGMRAFSLPIAAGADQAVITVSYRLVNDEIRGILDLKDPIWSKKMVIKKISLKF
- the hemB gene encoding porphobilinogen synthase, coding for MERFRRTRLNSQLRALVRETHVGVNDFIYPLFVRPGEGIKTEVASMPGVFQMSLDEILKECELLQSLGIHSIILFGIPEVKDSVGSDALCDHGIIATAVRAIKRAFPKMFVVTDLCFCEYTDHGHCGILDHVHETVDNDLTLGISAQQALVHARAGADMIAPSGMMDGIITTLRDALDGGGYVNLPIMSYSTKFASGYYGPFRDVAESVPSFGDRSTYQMDPANRREAIRESLVDEAQGADILMVKPALAYLDIIRDIREASSLPLAVYNVSGEYAMLKHAGAAGLIDYNRVMMETMVGFKRAGADIIISYHAKEVAALLS
- the argF gene encoding ornithine carbamoyltransferase, which codes for MRHFLTLKDYTKEEILEILTIGLEIKKEVKAKEFKPRMAGQTLAMIFEKSSTRTRVSFEVGMYQLGGHALFLSNRDIHLGRGEPVKDTARVISSMCDMVMIRTYEQAMLEEFALYSKVPVINGLSDSYHPVQLLADYMTMMECGKDKNPVVAYVGDGNNMTHSWLMLSAKLGFELRVATPKGYECDPAIIADALALAEQSGAKITFTNDPKEAVKGATVVTTDTWISMGQEEEKAQRIKAFEGYIVDEALMALATDDAIFLHCLPAYRGVEVSEAVLDGAQSVIFEEAENRLHAQKGLMVWLNKHR